From Massilia sp. WG5, a single genomic window includes:
- a CDS encoding ParA family protein translates to MMMKSVTFANQKGGIGKTTTSRHQFWHFVEKGKRTLGIDLDIQGNFTRTMLNMAAANGIKLPEDDFGRPALPKDALVASGLFTPNNVAQPLQVGENAFLIGADAGMLDVERADLDAVVATGQERFAALANDYDVAIIDTGPSVSGLLVVALSVSDFAVSPCKPDRDAVEGLMGFFTNVRRVAERGTNPRLASLGVLPNQIDKKRAFHRTTLQEMRETWGDGVLPVELYERAAIDVAKDRPVWRTEAGTMSRSVAAKEMMAVCACIANRMGL, encoded by the coding sequence ATGATGATGAAAAGCGTAACTTTTGCCAATCAAAAAGGCGGTATCGGTAAAACGACCACGTCCAGGCACCAGTTTTGGCACTTTGTTGAAAAGGGCAAGCGAACCCTCGGGATCGACCTGGACATCCAAGGCAACTTCACGCGAACGATGCTGAACATGGCAGCAGCGAACGGGATCAAGTTGCCCGAGGATGACTTTGGACGGCCGGCGCTGCCCAAAGACGCGTTGGTGGCTTCTGGCCTGTTCACGCCCAATAACGTGGCACAACCGCTGCAGGTGGGAGAAAACGCGTTCCTCATCGGCGCCGACGCCGGTATGTTGGACGTCGAGCGTGCGGATCTGGACGCGGTAGTAGCGACAGGCCAGGAGCGTTTTGCCGCGCTCGCCAACGACTACGATGTTGCAATCATCGACACGGGACCGTCGGTATCAGGCCTGCTGGTCGTCGCGTTGTCCGTCTCGGATTTCGCAGTCTCGCCTTGTAAGCCTGATCGCGACGCCGTCGAGGGACTGATGGGCTTCTTCACCAATGTACGCCGCGTCGCCGAGCGCGGGACCAACCCGCGCCTGGCTTCGCTCGGCGTGCTTCCTAACCAAATCGACAAAAAACGAGCATTCCACCGTACTACGCTGCAGGAAATGCGCGAAACCTGGGGCGATGGCGTCTTGCCGGTAGAACTTTACGAACGCGCGGCCATCGATGTCGCGAAAGACCGTCCGGTGTGGCGCACCGAAGCCGGTACTATGAGCCGCAGTGTCGCGGCCAAGGAAATGATGGCAGTTTGTGCCTGCATCGCAAATCGCATGGGCTTGTAA
- a CDS encoding ParB/RepB/Spo0J family partition protein: protein MAKSNMNLKAFAGVVQSATQRGDQEIPVDLIDINPQVRTQFNPVKQASINASIAAQGINQSLVLHAKPDGRYDLIAGEYRIRGAYANELKTVPARVKHNLSAWEIRRIQVSENMEREDITAFDEAMGVAEDVEKYGFEVAQQIWNRSEGWISKRTAVLKYAEPVRKLLQDGVSNDLEVAHSLNQLHQLDEQEYARLEKSLRDGVPLSRDEVRGKVKLVKEWKDEEKQRNDRRKALSNTPAKEKTGPRQTQAAKAGPAPAAPARETGAMAHAGSGRATLTTTPATAGETLPSKTGQAHDHQVAQRTQPDEGPRITNEQALVLDQMVALFQNSVANHGLLKDVQTELSELGADMNQTEWAMWSLFQTIALPVLAALGETRAQRYLQRTITELRTAKPQELWDKLHPAADSKGSDDWTATRTPVAPMPKDWRF, encoded by the coding sequence ATGGCCAAATCGAATATGAATCTGAAGGCTTTTGCCGGTGTCGTGCAAAGTGCCACGCAAAGGGGTGATCAGGAAATCCCTGTCGACTTGATCGACATAAATCCGCAGGTGCGTACCCAGTTCAACCCGGTGAAACAAGCGTCGATCAACGCGTCCATTGCGGCCCAGGGCATCAATCAGTCACTTGTCCTGCACGCGAAGCCGGACGGCCGGTACGACCTCATTGCCGGCGAATACCGCATCCGCGGCGCCTACGCGAACGAACTGAAAACGGTACCGGCCCGGGTCAAGCACAATTTGTCAGCGTGGGAAATCCGCCGCATCCAGGTTTCGGAAAACATGGAACGCGAGGACATCACTGCGTTCGACGAAGCGATGGGTGTTGCCGAGGACGTCGAAAAGTATGGTTTCGAAGTCGCCCAGCAGATCTGGAATCGCTCGGAAGGCTGGATCAGCAAGCGCACCGCTGTGCTGAAGTACGCGGAGCCAGTCCGGAAGCTGCTGCAAGACGGCGTCTCGAACGACCTCGAGGTGGCGCACAGCCTCAACCAGCTCCACCAGCTGGACGAACAGGAATATGCCCGGCTCGAGAAGAGCCTCCGCGACGGCGTTCCCCTGTCCCGCGACGAAGTGCGGGGGAAGGTCAAGCTGGTGAAGGAGTGGAAGGACGAAGAGAAGCAACGCAACGACCGCAGGAAGGCCCTCAGCAACACGCCGGCGAAAGAGAAGACGGGTCCGCGCCAGACCCAAGCCGCCAAGGCCGGGCCCGCTCCCGCCGCGCCGGCCCGGGAGACTGGAGCCATGGCGCATGCTGGAAGTGGTCGCGCTACGTTGACTACCACCCCGGCTACTGCTGGCGAAACGCTTCCCTCCAAGACCGGCCAGGCGCACGACCACCAAGTCGCGCAACGGACACAGCCGGATGAAGGGCCTCGCATCACCAATGAACAGGCGCTGGTCCTCGACCAAATGGTCGCCCTGTTCCAAAACAGCGTCGCCAACCATGGTCTGCTGAAGGACGTGCAGACCGAGCTCAGCGAACTTGGCGCCGACATGAACCAGACCGAATGGGCGATGTGGAGCCTGTTTCAAACGATCGCCCTGCCGGTTCTCGCCGCCCTGGGAGAAACCCGAGCCCAGCGCTACCTGCAGCGGACGATCACCGAGCTGCGGACCGCGAAACCGCAAGAACTTTGGGACAAGCTGCATCCTGCAGCCGATTCAAAGGGATCCGACGACTGGACAGCGACGCGCACGCCGGTGGCGCCAATGCCGAAGGACTGGCGTTTCTGA
- a CDS encoding TrfB-related DNA-binding protein produces the protein MRLKRLTLQDFDRLADGTRLKERAKQLAREVLVEGGTPTGVAARHGMTPQRVSLAVGVIEKAYFEDREGGFGWVSLDMDLPEKLALQLDELVKALKESKNESQVEQVTELLVNAVAKAKTQLG, from the coding sequence ATGAGATTGAAGCGATTGACTCTCCAAGACTTCGACCGCCTGGCTGACGGCACGCGACTGAAGGAACGCGCCAAGCAGCTTGCGCGCGAAGTGCTCGTTGAAGGCGGCACGCCAACCGGGGTGGCCGCCCGCCATGGCATGACGCCTCAACGAGTCAGTCTGGCCGTGGGCGTCATCGAAAAGGCGTACTTCGAGGATCGTGAGGGAGGTTTCGGATGGGTGTCGCTCGACATGGATCTACCTGAAAAACTCGCGCTGCAGCTCGACGAGCTGGTCAAGGCGCTCAAAGAGTCGAAGAACGAATCGCAGGTGGAACAAGTCACCGAGCTCCTCGTGAACGCGGTCGCCAAGGCAAAGACTCAGCTGGGCTAA